The genomic interval GTGATGACCTGCCGGTAGTTCGTGGTTCCGCGCTGAAAGCGCTGGAAGGCGACGCAGCATGGGAAGAGAAGATCATCGAGCTGGCTCACCACCTGGATACCTACATCCCGGAGCCGGAGCGTGCAATTGACCAGCCGTTCCTGATGCCTATCGAAGACGTCTTCTCCATCGCTGGCCGTGGTACCGTTGTTACTGGTCGTGTAGAGCGCGGTATCGTCAAAGTAGGCGAGACTGTAGAAATCGTTGGTATCAAAGACACCGTTTCTACCACCTGTACCGGTGTTGAAATGTTCCGCAAACTGCTGGACGAAGGTCGTGCCGGTGAGAACGTTGGCGCACTGCTGCGTGGCGTGAAGCGTGAAGAAGTTGAGCGTGGTCAAGTACTGGCCAAGCCGGGCTCCATCAAGCCGCACACCAAGTTCGAATCTGAAGTGTACGTACTGTCCAAAGAAGAAGGTGGTCGTCATACTCCGTTCTTCAAGGGCTACCGTCCGCAGTTCTACTTCCGTACTACCGACGTGACCGGTACCATCGAACTGCCGGAAGGCGTAGAGATGGTAATGCCAGGCGACAACATCAAAATGGTTGTTACCCTGATCGCCCCGATCGCGATGGACGACGGCCTGCGTTTCGCTATCCGTGAAGGTGGCCGTACCGTAGGTGCTGGTGTTGTAGCTAAAGTTATCGCTTAATCGATACTTTAAATGCACACATGAAAGGGGTGGCTTCGGCTGCCCCTTTTTCTTTTTGGGGTCCTGTGCCCTATGAGATACTCTGCAAAATCATTTATTGAGGTAGTCCCCAGTGAGCAAGCCCGCCATTTTTCTGGACCGTGACGGTGTCATCAACGAAGACACCGGTTATGTCAGCCAGGTCGATGACTTCCATTTTCTGCCCGGGGTGATCGAAGCCCTGCAGCTGCTGAAGAAGAAAGGCTATCTGTTGATCGTCGTCACCAACCAGTCCGGCATTGCCCGCGGCTACTTTAGTGAAGACGACTTCATGAACCTGACCGAGTGGATGGACTGGTCACTGGCCGACCGGGACGTTGATCTTGATGGCATCTATTTCTGCCCCCATCATCCGGATCACGGAGCTCCCTGCGATTGCCGCAAACCTGCACCCGGCATGCTGCTGTTGGCGCAACAGGAGCTGGGCATCGACATGGCGCGTTCCTATATGGTGGGTGACAAGCCTTCCGACCTGAAAGCGGCCGCAAATGCTAAGGTCGGGCATAAAGTGTTGGTCAGAACGGGTAAAGCAGTGACTGATGCTGGTATCGCATTGGCTGATGCCGTCTATGACAATCTGCACGATTTTGCCGTTTCAGTACCTGTCTCAGGCTGATTTCGTTCGCTTAACATGCACATTGGTGGCTTTGTGAGCGAACGGTTGATGAAAGCCATCTTTTTGCAATTATCTGCTTGCCAGATAGTTTCAGCTCCCTATAATGCGCCTCCATCGACAGGGCAAGCGGCAACGCAAACGACCCGGTCGATAACCTCGAAAAGCCTTTGCAAATAAGGCTTGACTCGAGAAGGCGGTTGAGTAGAATTCCACTCCCGCAGCAACGAACTGTTGCGTCGCTCTTTAACAATTTGAATCAAGCAATCTGTGTGGGCACTCACAGCATCGAACATCAAAAACAATTTTTGATTTTCAATGTCTGGTGAAGTGACCAAGACAACTTCGGTTGTCACAGTTTATTTCAGCAATTCATTGAGCCGCTGAATGTCGTTACTTCGGTGATGGCGCGACGCAAACCAAACTTAAATTGAAGAGTTTGATCATGGCTCAGATTGAACGCTGGCGGCAGGCCTAACACATGCAAGTCGAGCGGCAGCGGGAAAGTAGCTTGCTACTTTTGCCGGCGAGCGGCGGACGGGTGAGTAATGCCTGGGAAATTGCCCAGTCGAGGGGGATAACAGTTGGAAACGACTGCTAATACCGCATACGCCCTACGGGGGAAAGCAGGGGACCTTCGGGCCTTGCGCGATTGGATATGCCCAGGTGGGATTAGCTTGTTGGTGAGGTAATGGCTCACCAAGGCGACGATCCCTAGCTGGTCTGAGAGGATGATCAGCCACACTGGAACTGAGACACGGTCCAGACTCCTACGGGAGGCAGCAGTGGGGAATATTGCACAATGGGGGAAACCCTGATGCAGCCATGCCGCGTGTGTGAAGAAGGCCTTCGGGTTGTAAAGCACTTTCAGCGAGGAGGAAAGGTTGATACCTAATACGTATCAGCTGTGACGTTACTCGCAGAAGAAGCACCGGCTAACTCCGTGCCAGCAGCCGCGGTAATACGGAGGGTGCAAGCGTTAATCGGAATTACTGGGCGTAAAGCGCACGCAGGCGGTTGGATAAGTTAGATGTGAAAGCCCCGGGCTCAACCTGGGAATTGCATTTAAAACTGTCCAGCTAGAGTCTTGTAGAGGGGGGTAGAATTCCAGGTGTAGCGGTGAAATGCGTAGAGATCTGGAGGAATACCGGTGGCGAAGGCGGCCCCCTGGACAAAGACTGACGCTCAGGTGCGAAAGCGTGGGGAGCAAACAGGATTAGATACCCTGGTAGTCCACGCCGTAAACGATGTCGATTTGGAGGCTGTGTCCTTGAGACGTGGCTTCCGGAGCTAACGCGTTAAATCGACCGCCTGGGGAGTACGGCCGCAAGGTTAAAACTCAAATGAATTGACGGGGGCCCGCACAAGCGGTGGAGCATGTGGTTTAATTCGATGCAACGCGAAGAACCTTACCTGGCCTTGACATGTCTGGAATCCTGCAGAGATGCGGGAGTGCCTTCGGGAATCAGAACACAGGTGCTGCATGGCTGTCGTCAGCTCGTGTCGTGAGATGTTGGGTTAAGTCCCGCAACGAGCGCAACCCCTGTCCTTTGTTGCCAGCACGTAATGGTGGGAACTCAAGGGAGACTGCCGGTGATAAACCGGAGGAAGGTGGGGATGACGTCAAGTCATCATGGCCCTTACGGCCAGGGCTACACACGTGCTACAATGGCGCGTACAGAGGGCTGCAAGCTAGCGATAGTGAGCGAATCCCAAAAAGCGCGTCGTAGTCCGGATCGGAGTCTGCAACTCGACTCCGTGAAGTCGGAATCGCTAGTAATCGCAAATCAGAATGTTGCGGTGAATACGTTCCCGGGCCTTGTACACACCGCCCGTCACACCATGGGAGTGGGTTGCACCAGAAGTAGATAGCTTAACCTTCGGGAGGGCGTTTACCACGGTGTGATTCATGACTGGGGTGAAGTCGTAACAAGGTAACCCTAGGGGAACCTGGGGTTGGATCACCTCCTTACCTTAAGATGTCGTGTTGTTGAGTGTTCACACAGATTGCCTTGATTCAAAGTAGTTAGAGCAAAGACCTAGTGCAGAGATGCGCTAGTGCTTGTTCAACGCAAGTTGAACAAGAGAAGCCCTTTTGTTGGGTGTTGGGATGTGAATAATGGCGCGAGCCGTTACCCAAACATCTGCGCGCAAGCGCAAAGACAAATCCGGGTCCCCTTCGTCTAGAGGCCTAGGACACCGCCCTTTCACGGCGGTAACAGGGGTTCGAATCCCCTAGGGGACGCCACTTCTCTTCTTGCTAACAAGAATGCAGACATAAGCACTACATGTTTATGTCTGTTTTCTTCGGCCTCGTGCCGTTGCAAACATGCTCTTTAACAATCTGGAAAGCTGATTTAAAAAGTAGTTCTCAAACATTTGTTACAAGTGCTTTGGAAACTTCTTGGCGAAAACCAAAATTTATTTTTGGTCCTTGTTGTACGACAACAAGCTGTGCCGGTTTCACCGACACTTCTTGGGGTTGTATGGTTAAGTGACTAAGCGTACATGGTGGATGCCTTGGCAGTCAGAGGCGATGAAGGACGTACTAACCTGCGATAAGCTGTGAGAAGTCGGTAAGAGACGCTATTACTCACAGATTTCCGAATGGGGAAACCCACCCAGCACAAGCTGGGTATCTATTACTGAATACATAGGTAATAGAGGCGAACCGGGAGAACTGAAACATCTAAGTACCCCGAGGAAAAGAAATCAACCGAGATTCCCTCAGTAGCGGCGAGCGAACGGGGATTAGCCCTTAAGTTTCTTGGAAGTTAGTGGAATGGTCCTGGAAAGGCCAGCGATACAGGGTGATAGCCCCGTACATGAAAACGACCTTGAAGTGAAATCGAGTAGGGCGGGACACGTGACATCCTGTCTGAATATGGGGGGACCATCCTCCAAGGCTAAATACTCCTGACTGACCGATAGTGAACCAGTACCGTGAGGGAAAGGCGAAAAGAACCCCTGTGAGGGGAGTGAAATAGAACCTGAAACCGTGTACGTACAAGCAGTGGGAGCCCTTCGGGGTGACTGCGTACCTTTTGTATAATGGGTCAGCGACTTACATTTTGTAGCGAGGTTAACCGTATAGGGGAGCCGTAGGGAAACCGAGTCTTAACTGGGCGTCTAGTTGCAAGGTGTAGACCCGAAACCGGGTGATCTAGCCATGGGCAGGTTGAAGGTTGAGTAACATCAACTGGAGGACCGAACCCACTAACGTTGCAAAGTTAGGGGATGACCTGTGGCTGGGGGTGAAAGGCCAATCAAACTCGGAGATAGCTGGTTCTCCCCGAAAGCTATTTAGGTAGCGCCTCGGACGAATACTACTGGGGGTAGAGCACTGTTTGGACTAGGGGGTCATCCCGACTTACCAACTCCATGCAAACTCCGAATACCAGTAAGTAATATCCGGGAGACACACGGCGGGTGCTAACGTCCGTCGTGAAGAGGGAAACAACCCAGACCGCCGGCTAAGGTCCCAAAGTTCTGGTTAAGTGGGAAACGATGTGGGAAGGCTCAGACAGCTAGGATGTTGGCTTAGAAGCAGCCATCATTTAAAGAAAGCGTAATAGCTCACTAGTCGAGTCGGCCTGCGCGGAAGATGTAACGGGGCTCAAACCAGGCACCGAAGCCGCGGATTCATACTTATGTATGAGTGGTAGGGGAGCGTTCTGTAAGTCTGCGAAGGTGTATCGAGAGGTATGCTGGAGATATCAGAAGTGCGAATGCTGACGTAAGTAACGATAAAGGGGGTGAAAAGCCTCCTCGCCGGAAGACCAAGGGTTCCTGTCCAACGTTAATCGGGGCAGGGTGAGTCGACCCCTAAGGTGAGGCCGAAAGGCGTAATCGATGGGAAGCAGGTTAATATTCCTGCACGACTTGTAATTGCGATGGGGGGACGGAGAAGGCTAGGTGGGCCAGGCGACGGTTGTCCTGGTGAAAGTGCGTAGGTGGTGTTTCTAGGCAAATCCGGAGACACAACACTGAGACACGAGACGAAGCCACTACGGTGGTGAAGCCATTGATGCCCTGCTTCCAGGAAAAGCCTCTAAGCTTCAGATTACAAGTCATCGTACCCCAAACCGACACAGGTGGTCGGGTAGAGAATACCAAGGCGCTTGAGAGAACTCGGGTGAAGGAACTAGGCAAAATAGAACCGTAACTTCGGGAGAAGGTTCGCTCTTGACAGTGAAGTCCCTTGCGGATGGAGCAGTTGGGAGTCGCAGTGACCAGATGGCTGGGACTGTTTATCAAAAACACAGCACTCTGCAAACACGAAAGTGGACGTATAGGGTGTGACACCTGCCCGGTGCCGGAAGGTTAATTGATGGGGTTAGCGCAAGCGAAGCTCTTGATCGAAGCCCCGGTAAACGGCGGCCGTAACTATAACGGTCCTAAGGTAGCGAAATTCCTTGTCGGGTAAGTTCCGACCTGCACGAATGGTGTAACCATGGCCATGCTGTCTCCACCCGAGACTCAGTGAAATCGAATTCGCCGTGAAGATGCGGTGTACCCGCGGCTAGACGGAAAGACCCCGTGAACCTTTACTACAGCTTGGCACTGAACATTGAACCTACATGTGTAGGATAGGTGGGAGGCTTTGAAGGCGTGACGCCAGTTGCGCTGGAGCCGTCCTTGAAATACCACCCTTGTATGTTTGATGTTCTAACGCAGGGCCCTGAATCGGGCTCGCGGACAGTGCCTGGTGGGTAGTTTGACTGGGGCGGTCTCCTCCCAAAGAGTAACGGAGGAGCACGAAGGTTGGCTAATCCTGGTCGGACATCAGGAGGTTAGTGCAATGGCATAAGCCAGCTTAACTGCGAGACGGACAGGTCGAGCAGGTACGAAAGTAGGTCATAGTGATCCGGTGGTTCTGAATGGAAGGGCCATCGCTCAACGGATAAAAGGTACTCCGGGGATAACAGGCTGATACCGCCCAAGAGTTCATATCGACGGCGGTGTTTGGCACCTCGATGTCGGCTCATCACATCCTGGGGCTGAAGTCGGTCCCAAGGGTATGGCTGTTCGCCATTTAAAGTGGTACGCGAGCTGGGTTCAGAACGTCGTGAGACAGTTCGGTCCCTATCTGCCGTGGGCGTTGGATGATTGAAGGGAGTTGCTCCTAGTACGAGAGGACCGGAGTGAACGAACCTCTGGTGTTCGGGTTGTCACGCCAGTGGCACTGCCCGGTAGCTAAGTTCGGAATCGATAACCGCTGAAAGCATCTAAGCGGGAAGCGAGCCCTGAGATGAGTCATCCCTGACCCCTTGAGGGTCCTAAAGGGCCGTTGGAGACCACAACGTTGATAGGTGGGGTGTGTAAGCGCGGCGACGTGTTGAGCTAACCCATACTAATTACCCGTGAGGCTTAACCATACAACACCCAAGAAGTGTTCTGGGCCTTGTAGCGAATGAACGAACTACTCAAATTCAGTGATAGTGACAAGCCAAGCGCAACATCACTACTCACGTCAGCTTTCCGAGATTGAAGAATTTGCCTGGCGGCCATAGCGCCGTGGAACCACCTGATCCCATGCCGAACTCAGAAGTGAAACGCGGTAGCGCCGATGGTAGTGTGGCATTCGCCATGCGAGAGTAGGACACTGCCAGGCACCCAATTAAACAGCGATGTGCAAAATAACATCACTGGCTGCGAGGATGACACCTCACAAGAAAGCAGCAGAAGATTTAGCGCAAGCTAACCGAATGCGGAGCGGTAGTTCAGTCGGTTAGAATACCGGCCTGTCACGCCGGGGGTCGCGGGTTCGAGTCCCGTCCGCTCCGCCACTAATTTGAAAGGCCTTCCCTCACGGGAAGGCCTTTTTGCTATGCATATTCAGCATCTGAGTCCAAGAAGCCCAATCTGTCGATTGGGCTTCTTTCGTTATGCTTTGTCACTACGTGGGATCCCCCTAGTAGTAGATGCATAGCCAGACGGTGGTCTCGGTAGGATGTGTCCACTCCACCCTGTGCTGAAGGTGCGCCGGGATGTTGATGTAATCCCCTGGCCCCAGATGGACGCGTTCCTGTACCCAGGTATCCGGTGTGATGAAGACCAGAATGGCTTCGCCCTGTATCACTGCTACCCATTCGTGTTCATCCTGATCGAACCATTCTCCCGTAGGGGTCTGTTGCCCCTGGGAG from Aeromonas rivipollensis carries:
- a CDS encoding cupin domain-containing protein encodes the protein MHTGNLLGQIPSPLPNEIFTDLVSTNHFRIERILSQGQQTPTGEWFDQDEHEWVAVIQGEAILVFITPDTWVQERVHLGPGDYINIPAHLQHRVEWTHPTETTVWLCIYY
- the tuf gene encoding elongation factor Tu; the encoded protein is MSKEKFERNKPHVNVGTIGHVDHGKTTLTAAITNVLAKHFGGKAFAFDQIDKAPEERERGITINTSHVEYDTAIRHYAHVDCPGHADYVKNMITGAAQMDGAILVVAATDGPMPQTREHILLGRQVGIPYMIVFMNKCDMVDDEELLELVEMEVRELLTEYDFPGDDLPVVRGSALKALEGDAAWEEKIIELAHHLDTYIPEPERAIDQPFLMPIEDVFSIAGRGTVVTGRVERGIVKVGETVEIVGIKDTVSTTCTGVEMFRKLLDEGRAGENVGALLRGVKREEVERGQVLAKPGSIKPHTKFESEVYVLSKEEGGRHTPFFKGYRPQFYFRTTDVTGTIELPEGVEMVMPGDNIKMVVTLIAPIAMDDGLRFAIREGGRTVGAGVVAKVIA
- the gmhB gene encoding D-glycero-beta-D-manno-heptose 1,7-bisphosphate 7-phosphatase, giving the protein MSKPAIFLDRDGVINEDTGYVSQVDDFHFLPGVIEALQLLKKKGYLLIVVTNQSGIARGYFSEDDFMNLTEWMDWSLADRDVDLDGIYFCPHHPDHGAPCDCRKPAPGMLLLAQQELGIDMARSYMVGDKPSDLKAAANAKVGHKVLVRTGKAVTDAGIALADAVYDNLHDFAVSVPVSG